Proteins from a single region of Thermus albus:
- the pyrF gene encoding orotidine-5'-phosphate decarboxylase, which translates to MDFLLALTRPPLVLGVDPRPGLHGPEPLRHLRRYSLEVFEALAPKLAAVKFQLAFFEALGPQGMELLLELASAARVMGLPVIFDGKRGDVGTTAEAYAETYLRRFPGSALTLNPYLGLEALSPFFQAAEESQGAVFVLVKTSNPGSGFLQDLGVEGKPLYLHLAEALAQAGEGYREGEWSRVGLVVGATYPEAVWQVREVAPRAPLLLPGVGAQGGRPLKGPGLLNTASRALFYPGGRPDLEGALGAAEEFLRALVE; encoded by the coding sequence ATGGACTTTCTCCTAGCCCTTACCCGCCCGCCCTTGGTCCTGGGGGTGGATCCCAGGCCTGGGCTTCATGGGCCTGAACCCCTTCGGCATCTAAGGCGGTACTCCCTGGAGGTGTTTGAGGCCTTAGCCCCCAAGCTGGCTGCGGTTAAGTTCCAGCTGGCCTTTTTTGAGGCCTTGGGTCCTCAGGGCATGGAACTTCTCCTGGAGCTGGCCAGCGCCGCCCGGGTCATGGGCCTCCCGGTGATCTTTGACGGGAAGCGGGGGGATGTCGGCACCACCGCCGAGGCCTATGCCGAGACCTACCTTAGGCGCTTTCCCGGAAGCGCCCTCACCCTGAACCCCTACTTGGGCCTAGAGGCCCTCAGCCCCTTTTTCCAGGCGGCCGAGGAAAGCCAGGGGGCGGTCTTCGTCCTGGTCAAGACCTCCAACCCGGGCTCGGGCTTCCTGCAAGACCTAGGGGTGGAGGGAAAACCCCTTTACCTCCATCTGGCGGAGGCCTTGGCCCAGGCGGGGGAGGGGTACCGCGAAGGGGAGTGGAGCCGGGTGGGCCTGGTGGTGGGGGCCACCTACCCGGAGGCGGTTTGGCAGGTGCGGGAGGTGGCTCCCCGGGCCCCCTTGCTCCTTCCCGGGGTGGGGGCGCAAGGGGGGAGGCCCTTGAAGGGCCCCGGGCTTTTAAACACCGCTAGCCGCGCCCTTTTCTACCCGGGGGGCAGGCCGGATCTCGAGGGGGCGTTGGGGGCGGCGGAGGAGTTCCTGAGGGCTTTGGTAGAGTAG
- the pyrE gene encoding orotate phosphoribosyltransferase yields MDVLELYRRTGALLEGHFLLRSGVHSPLFLQSAALLQHPLYAEAVGEALGKLFEDEKVDFVIGPAMGGVVLSFVVARALGARALFAEKDGQGGMTLRKGLTVNPGDRFLAVEDVVTTGESVRKAIRAAEARGGVLVGVGAIVDRSGGKADFGVPFRALLKLEVPHYPPEACPLCRGGVPLEEV; encoded by the coding sequence ATGGATGTCCTAGAGCTCTACCGCAGAACGGGGGCCCTTTTGGAAGGGCACTTCCTCCTGCGCTCGGGTGTGCATTCCCCCCTCTTCCTTCAGTCCGCTGCCCTTCTGCAACATCCCCTGTATGCGGAGGCCGTGGGGGAGGCTTTGGGCAAGCTCTTTGAAGACGAGAAGGTGGATTTCGTCATCGGCCCGGCCATGGGCGGGGTGGTCCTCTCCTTCGTGGTGGCCCGGGCGTTAGGCGCCAGGGCCCTTTTTGCTGAGAAGGACGGCCAGGGGGGCATGACCTTGCGCAAGGGCCTCACCGTGAATCCCGGCGACCGCTTTTTGGCGGTGGAGGATGTGGTAACCACGGGGGAGAGCGTGCGCAAGGCCATCCGGGCGGCGGAGGCCCGGGGAGGGGTGTTGGTGGGGGTGGGGGCCATTGTGGACCGGAGCGGGGGGAAGGCGGACTTCGGAGTCCCCTTCCGGGCCCTCCTGAAGCTGGAGGTGCCCCATTACCCTCCCGAGGCCTGCCCCCTCTGCCGGGGCGGGGTGCCCTTGGAGGAGGTTTGA
- a CDS encoding NAD(P)H-dependent glycerol-3-phosphate dehydrogenase translates to MKVAVLGAGAWGTALGVLLASKGVPTALWARRKELAEDLRARRENRDYLPGVALPAYLYPTADPEEALEGAELAVVALPSKALEETLRALPPAPRYLSATKGLFFQKGELHTPSEVVEALTGRPVAVLSGPNHAEEVARFLPTASVAAGPLELAKRVQELFSGPTFRVYTSRDRRGVELGGALKNILALAAGMVDGLRLGDNAKAALLTRGLREMVRFGTALGGEEATFYGLSGLGDLLATAYSLHSRNRGAGERLVRGEALERLEDRGVVEGLYAVKALMAWREREGLELPIAEAVYQVVYGGLDPLKALSSLMARGPKAEDEGRP, encoded by the coding sequence ATGAAGGTGGCCGTTTTGGGAGCCGGGGCCTGGGGTACGGCCTTGGGGGTTCTCCTGGCCAGCAAGGGGGTTCCCACGGCCCTTTGGGCCAGGAGGAAGGAACTTGCGGAGGATCTCAGGGCCAGGCGGGAGAACAGGGATTACCTACCCGGGGTGGCCCTTCCCGCCTACCTCTATCCCACCGCCGATCCCGAGGAGGCCTTGGAGGGGGCGGAGCTGGCCGTGGTGGCCCTGCCCTCCAAGGCTTTGGAGGAAACCCTTAGGGCTTTGCCTCCGGCTCCCCGGTACCTTTCCGCCACCAAGGGGCTTTTTTTTCAGAAGGGGGAGCTTCACACCCCGAGTGAGGTGGTGGAGGCCCTGACCGGTAGGCCGGTGGCCGTTCTTTCCGGCCCCAACCATGCCGAGGAGGTGGCCCGTTTCCTGCCCACGGCCAGCGTGGCGGCAGGGCCTTTGGAACTGGCCAAGAGGGTGCAGGAGCTCTTCTCCGGGCCCACCTTTCGCGTCTACACCAGCCGGGACCGGCGAGGAGTGGAGCTGGGGGGGGCTTTGAAAAACATCCTGGCCCTGGCGGCGGGGATGGTGGACGGGCTCCGCCTGGGGGATAACGCCAAGGCGGCCCTCCTCACCCGGGGCCTTAGGGAGATGGTGCGCTTCGGCACCGCCTTGGGGGGCGAGGAGGCCACCTTTTATGGGCTTTCCGGCCTTGGGGACCTCTTGGCCACCGCCTACAGCCTCCATTCCCGCAACCGGGGGGCGGGGGAGAGGCTGGTGCGGGGGGAGGCCTTGGAGCGCCTCGAGGACCGGGGGGTGGTGGAGGGGCTTTATGCGGTCAAGGCCCTCATGGCTTGGCGGGAAAGGGAAGGTCTTGAACTCCCCATCGCCGAGGCCGTCTACCAGGTGGTCTATGGGGGGCTGGACCCTTTGAAGGCCCTTTCCTCCCTCATGGCCCGCGGACCCAAGGCGGAAGACGAGGGAAGGCCTTAG
- a CDS encoding alpha/beta fold hydrolase: MRGVVFLHAFPYNPRMWEEEVGYFRGRLPVLAPHYLGLSLSEAAEKVLGEMDEAGLEEAVFVGLSMGGYLIFELWRKAPERVLGLVLADTRAGADTEEGRKNRYALRERVLAEGVTFLPEALLPSHLGKATQKAKPQVWERAKALILEARPQEVAQSLLALAERPDSTPLLPGMRRPALVLVGEEDTLTPPEEAKALAKALPDARMLILPEAGHLSNLENPKAFRTALLGFLAELF; the protein is encoded by the coding sequence ATGCGGGGCGTGGTATTCCTGCATGCCTTTCCCTATAACCCCAGGATGTGGGAGGAGGAGGTGGGCTACTTCCGGGGAAGGCTGCCCGTGCTGGCCCCCCATTACCTGGGGCTATCCCTCTCAGAGGCGGCGGAGAAGGTGCTGGGAGAAATGGACGAAGCCGGCCTGGAGGAAGCGGTCTTCGTGGGGCTTTCCATGGGGGGCTACCTCATCTTTGAGCTTTGGCGGAAGGCCCCTGAGCGCGTCCTGGGCCTGGTCCTGGCCGACACCCGTGCCGGCGCCGATACGGAAGAGGGCAGGAAAAATCGCTACGCCCTAAGGGAAAGGGTCTTGGCGGAAGGGGTCACCTTCCTTCCCGAGGCCCTTCTCCCAAGCCACCTGGGCAAGGCCACCCAAAAGGCCAAACCCCAGGTATGGGAACGGGCCAAGGCCCTCATCCTGGAGGCCCGCCCCCAAGAGGTGGCCCAAAGCCTCCTGGCCCTGGCGGAGCGGCCCGATTCTACCCCCCTTCTCCCCGGGATGCGCCGCCCAGCCCTGGTCCTGGTGGGGGAGGAGGATACCCTCACCCCCCCCGAGGAGGCCAAGGCCCTGGCCAAAGCCCTGCCCGACGCCCGCATGCTCATCCTCCCCGAGGCCGGGCACCTCTCCAACCTGGAAAACCCCAAGGCCTTCCGCACCGCCCTCTTGGGTTTCCTGGCCGAGCTGTTTTAA
- the sufU gene encoding Fe-S cluster assembly sulfur transfer protein SufU, translated as MSVLDELYREIILKHYQSPKNFGVLPQATKTAGGLNPSCGDQVEVMVRLEGDTIADIRFQGQGCAISTASASLMTELVKGKRVAEALELSKKFQAMVVDGAPPDPALGDLLALQGVAKLPARVKCATLAWHALEEALR; from the coding sequence ATGAGCGTCCTTGACGAGCTTTACCGGGAGATCATCCTCAAGCACTACCAAAGCCCCAAAAACTTCGGGGTCCTGCCCCAGGCCACCAAGACCGCGGGGGGCCTGAACCCTTCTTGCGGGGACCAGGTGGAGGTGATGGTGCGCCTGGAAGGGGATACCATCGCCGACATCCGCTTCCAGGGCCAGGGGTGCGCCATCAGCACCGCCAGCGCCTCCCTGATGACCGAGCTGGTGAAGGGGAAGAGGGTGGCCGAGGCCCTGGAGCTTTCCAAGAAGTTCCAGGCCATGGTGGTGGATGGGGCCCCACCCGACCCCGCCTTGGGGGACCTTTTGGCCCTCCAAGGGGTGGCCAAGCTCCCCGCCCGGGTGAAGTGCGCCACCCTAGCCTGGCATGCCCTCGAGGAGGCCTTGCGGTGA
- a CDS encoding cysteine desulfurase, giving the protein MDLTPLREDFPLIAGRPDLVYLDSAATSQKPKRVLKALDRYYKELNANVHRGAYRLSVAATEAYEEARRQMARFLGAEEREIIFVRNTTEALNLVAYAWGLRNLREGDEILVTEMEHHAGLVPWHLVAGLKGARIKAIPLTEEGRLDLSALDALLTERVKVVSVVHMSNVLGTINPVAEIAKKAKEVGALVVVDGAQSAPHLPVDVKALGADFFALSGHKMLGPTGAGVLFGRYEVLEGMEPFLGGGEMIREVHVDRSTYAPPPQRFEAGTPPIAEAIALGEAASYLMEIGMERVFAHDRALLEYALKRLSEVPDLKVYGPRGEDRGGVIPFTLGRLHAHDLATFLDQEGIAVRAGHHCAQPLHRRLGLAATARASFYLYNTLEEVDRFAEALLRIHAKYRAWI; this is encoded by the coding sequence ATGGACCTTACCCCTCTAAGGGAAGACTTCCCCTTGATTGCCGGGCGGCCGGACCTGGTCTACCTGGACTCCGCCGCCACCAGCCAGAAGCCCAAGCGGGTCCTAAAGGCCCTGGACCGCTACTATAAGGAGCTCAACGCCAACGTCCACCGGGGGGCTTACCGCCTCTCCGTGGCCGCCACCGAGGCCTACGAGGAGGCTAGGCGCCAGATGGCCCGCTTCCTTGGCGCCGAGGAAAGGGAGATTATCTTTGTGCGCAACACCACCGAGGCCCTGAACCTGGTGGCCTACGCCTGGGGCCTGAGGAACCTTAGGGAAGGCGACGAGATCCTGGTCACGGAGATGGAGCACCATGCGGGCCTGGTACCCTGGCACCTGGTGGCAGGGCTCAAGGGGGCCCGCATCAAGGCCATCCCCCTCACGGAGGAGGGCCGGCTGGACCTTTCCGCCTTGGATGCCCTGCTTACAGAAAGGGTCAAGGTGGTCTCGGTGGTCCACATGTCCAACGTCCTGGGCACCATCAACCCCGTGGCCGAGATCGCTAAGAAGGCCAAGGAGGTGGGGGCCTTGGTGGTGGTGGACGGCGCGCAAAGCGCCCCTCACCTGCCCGTGGATGTGAAGGCCCTGGGTGCCGATTTCTTCGCCCTTTCCGGGCACAAAATGCTGGGGCCCACGGGGGCCGGGGTCCTCTTTGGCCGGTATGAGGTCCTGGAAGGGATGGAACCCTTCCTGGGGGGCGGGGAGATGATCCGCGAGGTCCACGTGGACCGCTCCACCTACGCCCCCCCGCCCCAGCGCTTTGAGGCCGGCACCCCCCCCATCGCCGAGGCCATCGCCTTGGGGGAGGCCGCCAGCTACCTGATGGAGATCGGCATGGAACGGGTCTTCGCCCACGACCGGGCCCTTTTGGAATACGCCCTGAAGCGCCTCTCGGAGGTGCCGGACCTAAAGGTGTATGGCCCTAGGGGGGAGGACCGGGGCGGGGTGATCCCCTTCACCCTAGGCCGCCTCCACGCCCACGACCTGGCCACCTTCCTGGACCAGGAAGGTATTGCGGTAAGGGCCGGGCACCACTGCGCCCAGCCCTTGCACCGGAGGCTGGGCCTTGCGGCCACCGCCCGGGCCAGCTTCTACCTCTACAACACCTTGGAGGAGGTGGACCGGTTTGCGGAAGCCCTCCTCCGCATCCACGCCAAGTACCGGGCCTGGATATAA
- a CDS encoding heavy metal translocating P-type ATPase, with translation MPPHHHHHPPRRASPKASDRHAGHTPEMFRDRFLVSLLLTLPILYASHEVRGFLRLPPWEGVPWMPLLFGTLIYLYGGGVFLQGAGRELRGRRPGMMTLVALGITVAYAYSLGVELGLKGQPFWWELATLVDVMLLGHFLEMKAILGAGEALRALAKLIPQTAHRIKDGRIEDVPSEALKEGDLILIRPGEQVPVDGLVVEGATSMNEAFLTGESRPVAKGVGDEVLAGALNGEGAIQVRVTRTGASTTLGQIMRLVEEAQVSRSRFQDLGDRAAGWLFYVAVLGGSLTFFFWIANGEPLSFALERAVTVVVIACPHALGLAIPLVVVNATALAAQRGILIRNREAFERATGLRYVALDKTGTLTEGRFEVRAVYADGLGEREALTLAAALEAFSEHPLAEAIRDYAQARLGPGTLPSPTGVQAVPGKGVEGYLDGQLYRVGRPEWAEELGLSTSPHLVQALGEIEARGESAVALMNETRLLALFALRDRPRPSAREAIKRLKALGFTPVMVTGDAEAVAKTVAMELGIALYYARVLPQDKVRIVRELKSRGPTAFVGDGINDAPALLEADLGIAIGAGTHVAMESADAVLVKSDPLDVVRLLHLAQATRRKMLQNLFWATGYNILALPLAAGVAYPFGLLLPPALGALFMSLSTIVVALNALLLRRAYLSG, from the coding sequence ATGCCTCCCCACCACCATCACCACCCTCCCCGCAGGGCCTCTCCTAAGGCTTCGGACCGGCATGCCGGCCATACCCCGGAGATGTTCCGGGATCGCTTCCTGGTCTCGCTTCTCCTCACCCTGCCGATCCTTTACGCCTCCCATGAGGTGAGGGGTTTCCTCCGCCTACCCCCCTGGGAGGGGGTCCCTTGGATGCCCCTCCTCTTCGGAACCCTCATCTACCTCTATGGCGGGGGCGTGTTTCTCCAGGGTGCCGGCAGGGAGCTAAGGGGAAGGCGGCCGGGGATGATGACCCTGGTGGCCCTGGGGATCACCGTGGCCTACGCCTACAGCCTGGGCGTGGAGCTGGGCCTAAAGGGGCAACCCTTCTGGTGGGAACTGGCCACCCTGGTGGACGTGATGCTCCTTGGCCACTTTCTGGAGATGAAGGCGATTCTGGGAGCCGGTGAGGCTTTAAGGGCCTTGGCCAAGCTGATACCCCAAACGGCCCACCGAATTAAAGATGGCCGGATTGAGGACGTGCCCTCCGAGGCCCTCAAGGAAGGCGACCTCATCCTCATCCGCCCGGGAGAGCAGGTGCCTGTGGACGGCCTGGTGGTGGAAGGGGCTACCAGCATGAATGAGGCCTTCCTCACCGGGGAGTCCCGGCCCGTGGCCAAAGGAGTGGGGGATGAGGTCCTGGCCGGAGCGTTAAACGGGGAAGGAGCCATCCAGGTCCGGGTAACCCGCACCGGAGCCTCTACCACCTTGGGGCAGATCATGCGCCTGGTGGAGGAAGCCCAGGTATCCCGAAGCCGTTTTCAGGACTTGGGCGACCGGGCGGCGGGATGGCTCTTTTATGTGGCGGTATTAGGAGGGAGCTTAACCTTTTTCTTCTGGATTGCCAACGGTGAGCCCCTGTCCTTCGCCCTGGAGCGGGCGGTGACCGTGGTGGTCATCGCCTGCCCTCACGCCTTGGGCCTGGCCATACCCTTGGTGGTGGTCAACGCCACGGCCTTGGCCGCCCAAAGGGGCATCCTCATCCGCAACCGGGAGGCCTTTGAGCGGGCCACGGGCCTCCGGTACGTGGCCTTGGACAAGACCGGTACCCTCACCGAAGGGCGGTTTGAGGTGAGGGCGGTGTATGCGGACGGCCTTGGGGAGCGGGAGGCCCTAACCTTAGCCGCGGCCCTCGAGGCCTTCTCCGAGCACCCCTTGGCCGAGGCCATCCGGGATTACGCCCAAGCCCGCCTTGGCCCCGGCACCCTTCCTTCCCCCACCGGGGTGCAGGCCGTGCCGGGCAAAGGGGTAGAGGGGTACCTGGATGGGCAGCTTTACCGGGTAGGCCGGCCGGAATGGGCCGAGGAGCTGGGTCTTTCCACCTCTCCCCACCTCGTCCAGGCCCTGGGAGAGATAGAAGCCCGGGGGGAAAGTGCGGTGGCCCTCATGAACGAAACCCGCCTCCTCGCCCTTTTCGCCCTCCGCGACCGCCCCCGCCCTTCGGCCCGGGAAGCCATAAAGCGCCTTAAGGCCTTGGGCTTCACCCCCGTCATGGTCACCGGGGACGCCGAGGCGGTGGCCAAAACGGTGGCTATGGAACTGGGCATCGCCCTCTATTACGCCCGGGTCCTGCCCCAGGACAAGGTCCGCATCGTGCGGGAGCTAAAATCCCGAGGCCCCACCGCCTTCGTAGGGGACGGCATCAACGATGCCCCTGCCCTCCTGGAGGCGGACCTTGGGATAGCTATTGGAGCGGGAACCCACGTGGCCATGGAATCCGCCGACGCGGTGCTGGTCAAAAGCGATCCGCTGGACGTGGTTCGCCTCCTCCACCTGGCCCAAGCCACCCGCAGGAAAATGCTCCAGAACCTCTTCTGGGCCACGGGATACAACATCCTCGCCCTGCCCCTGGCCGCTGGTGTAGCGTACCCCTTTGGCCTCCTTCTTCCCCCGGCCCTCGGAGCCCTCTTTATGAGCCTTTCCACTATCGTGGTAGCCCTCAACGCCCTCCTTTTAAGGCGGGCATACCTTAGCGGCTAG
- a CDS encoding multicopper oxidase family protein, whose translation MNTDRRTLLKLTAGLLLSPLARGQASFPAPPVLKSREGLLEVRLKAAPTPVTVAGREARLWTYGGSFPGPTLRVRPGDTVRLELENLLPESTNLHWHGLPISPKVDDAFLEIPPKETWRYEFTVPQDLAGTFWYHPHLHERVAPQLFAGLAGGLVVEGPLDGIPELREAEEHLLVLKDLELTGGRPAPHSPMDWINGKEGSLVLVNGALRPTLRAGKATLRLRLLNASNARYFLLKLEGHPLYLIASDGGSLEEPYELSELLLAPGERAEVLVRFQKEGAFRLLSLPYDRGIHMMGGMGHMGHGGMASGASPQTLLTLVAPPRPKPLPLPKALAKLPAPDPNLAKVTRRLTFTEDMMAGRFFINGKTFDHLRVDLRGRVGDLEVWEVENQGDMDHPFHLHTHPFHVLSVNGKAFPYRALKDVVNLKAQEVVRLLVPLRDLPGKTVFHCHIVEHEDRGMMGVLEVG comes from the coding sequence ATGAATACCGATCGCCGAACCCTCCTCAAGCTCACCGCAGGCCTTCTGCTCTCCCCCCTGGCCCGGGGCCAGGCCTCCTTCCCCGCCCCCCCGGTTCTCAAAAGCCGGGAAGGACTCTTGGAGGTGCGGCTGAAGGCCGCCCCTACTCCCGTTACCGTAGCCGGACGGGAGGCACGGCTTTGGACCTATGGGGGTAGCTTTCCTGGGCCCACCCTTAGGGTGCGCCCTGGGGATACGGTGCGCCTCGAGCTGGAAAACCTCCTCCCCGAGTCCACAAACCTGCACTGGCACGGGCTTCCCATCTCTCCCAAGGTGGATGATGCCTTCCTGGAAATCCCACCCAAGGAAACCTGGCGGTACGAGTTCACTGTCCCCCAGGACCTGGCGGGCACCTTCTGGTACCACCCCCACCTGCACGAGCGGGTGGCCCCCCAGCTCTTCGCCGGCCTAGCCGGAGGCCTGGTGGTGGAAGGCCCCCTGGACGGAATCCCCGAGCTTCGGGAAGCCGAGGAGCACCTTCTGGTGCTCAAGGACTTGGAGCTTACGGGAGGCCGCCCGGCCCCTCATTCCCCCATGGACTGGATCAACGGCAAAGAGGGCAGCCTGGTCCTGGTGAACGGGGCCTTACGCCCCACCTTGCGGGCCGGCAAGGCAACTTTACGCCTCCGCCTTCTGAACGCCAGCAACGCCCGCTACTTCCTGCTAAAGCTGGAGGGGCACCCCCTTTACCTCATCGCCAGCGACGGGGGGTCTCTGGAAGAACCCTACGAGCTTTCCGAGCTCCTCCTGGCCCCCGGGGAGCGGGCAGAGGTATTGGTGCGGTTCCAAAAGGAAGGGGCCTTTCGCTTGCTTTCCCTGCCCTACGACCGAGGGATCCACATGATGGGCGGGATGGGGCACATGGGCCATGGGGGGATGGCCTCGGGCGCAAGCCCCCAAACCCTCCTAACCCTGGTGGCCCCCCCAAGGCCCAAACCCCTTCCCTTGCCCAAGGCCTTGGCCAAGCTCCCCGCTCCCGACCCTAACCTGGCCAAGGTAACCCGGCGCCTCACCTTCACCGAGGACATGATGGCCGGGCGCTTCTTCATCAACGGCAAGACCTTTGACCACCTCCGGGTGGACCTGCGAGGGCGGGTGGGCGACCTCGAGGTCTGGGAGGTGGAAAACCAAGGGGACATGGACCACCCCTTCCACCTCCACACCCACCCCTTCCATGTCCTTTCCGTGAACGGTAAGGCCTTCCCTTACCGCGCCCTTAAGGATGTGGTGAACCTAAAGGCCCAGGAGGTGGTGCGCCTCCTGGTTCCCCTAAGGGACCTACCCGGCAAAACCGTCTTCCACTGCCACATCGTGGAGCACGAGGACCGGGGCATGATGGGGGTGCTGGAGGTGGGCTAA
- a CDS encoding DUF302 domain-containing protein produces MTDLKKTLKTSLSEARARLEAALKEEGFGILTEIDVAATLKARLGVERPPYLILGACNPSLAAKALEAEPDIGLLLPCNAVLRESEEGVEILLQDPMGMFQVLPQEKQEALRPVAEEARTRLEKALASL; encoded by the coding sequence ATGACGGATCTGAAGAAAACCCTGAAGACCAGCTTGTCCGAGGCCCGGGCCCGACTGGAGGCCGCCTTGAAGGAAGAGGGCTTCGGGATCCTCACGGAGATTGACGTGGCCGCCACCCTTAAGGCCCGCCTGGGGGTGGAAAGGCCCCCTTACCTGATCCTGGGCGCCTGCAACCCCAGCCTGGCCGCCAAGGCCCTCGAGGCCGAACCCGATATCGGCCTCCTCCTGCCCTGCAACGCCGTGCTCCGGGAGAGTGAAGAAGGCGTGGAAATCCTCCTCCAGGATCCTATGGGCATGTTCCAGGTCCTTCCCCAGGAAAAGCAGGAGGCGCTCAGGCCCGTGGCGGAGGAAGCGAGGACCCGGCTGGAGAAAGCCCTGGCCAGCCTCTAA
- a CDS encoding peptidase M4 encodes MKRYGMVLGVLGLLLLGLALTQGMMGGFGPGMMGYGPQYGMGMMGYGMMGGHGMMGMMAVYPPEARPIPQKEAKARMEAYAKRLYPGARLKDFMAFSQNYYAQVVDEKGQGLFELIADRYTGVVSPEPGPNMMWNTRYGMMEGPAGAPARFSLEEAKKLAETFLGGYLPGARVLEAGAFPGYYTFDFGRKEVEGMLSVNAYTGEVWVHTWHGFFLGE; translated from the coding sequence ATGAAACGCTACGGTATGGTCTTAGGAGTTCTGGGCCTTTTGCTCTTGGGCCTTGCCCTCACCCAGGGCATGATGGGGGGCTTCGGCCCGGGGATGATGGGCTATGGCCCCCAGTACGGCATGGGGATGATGGGCTACGGGATGATGGGCGGCCACGGGATGATGGGCATGATGGCGGTTTACCCCCCGGAAGCCCGCCCCATTCCCCAAAAGGAAGCCAAGGCGCGGATGGAGGCGTACGCCAAGCGGCTTTACCCGGGTGCTCGCCTTAAGGACTTCATGGCCTTCAGCCAAAACTACTACGCCCAGGTGGTGGACGAAAAGGGGCAGGGGCTTTTTGAGCTCATCGCCGATCGGTACACCGGGGTGGTTTCCCCGGAGCCCGGCCCCAACATGATGTGGAATACCCGCTACGGCATGATGGAAGGCCCCGCCGGAGCACCCGCCCGCTTCTCCTTGGAGGAAGCCAAAAAGCTGGCGGAAACCTTCCTTGGGGGGTATCTCCCGGGTGCCCGGGTCCTGGAAGCTGGGGCCTTCCCCGGCTACTACACCTTTGACTTTGGGCGCAAGGAGGTGGAGGGCATGCTCTCCGTAAACGCCTACACGGGGGAGGTCTGGGTCCACACCTGGCACGGCTTCTTCCTGGGAGAGTAA
- a CDS encoding sulfite exporter TauE/SafE family protein: MGRGYLVGLAILGLVGLVLGGGLEEVSRGLYRAANTLYALLAPWVDGLRREVGVPWLSAFLLGILAAFAPCQITTGASALVYLVPSALEGRAWPRFLAFLLGKALTYLVLTGVVLFFLGGVLDNPGAVFRPVRLALGPFMVLVGLGLLGVVRWPLAWGVPEGVGARVEKWGGLLGPLALGGVYGLAFCPTLFWLFFGLLLPLALASPLGFLLPGLFALGTGFPLGLLLLLFARLGRGQALKGMRHLGRGLLRGAGVVFVALGLLDTVLYWSL, translated from the coding sequence ATGGGGAGAGGATACCTAGTTGGCCTCGCTATCCTAGGCCTGGTCGGGTTGGTCTTAGGGGGTGGGCTAGAGGAGGTATCCCGAGGTCTTTACCGGGCGGCCAACACCCTATACGCCCTCTTGGCCCCTTGGGTGGATGGGCTTAGGCGGGAGGTGGGGGTTCCTTGGCTTTCCGCTTTTCTCCTGGGGATCTTGGCGGCCTTCGCTCCCTGCCAGATCACCACGGGGGCCAGCGCCCTGGTCTACCTGGTCCCTTCTGCCCTCGAGGGGCGGGCCTGGCCCCGGTTCCTGGCCTTTCTCCTGGGAAAGGCCCTCACCTACCTGGTGCTGACCGGGGTCGTTCTCTTTTTCCTGGGAGGGGTTTTGGACAACCCCGGGGCGGTCTTCCGCCCGGTGCGCCTGGCCCTTGGGCCCTTCATGGTCCTGGTGGGCTTGGGCCTTTTGGGGGTGGTGCGCTGGCCCCTGGCCTGGGGGGTGCCGGAGGGGGTGGGGGCCCGGGTGGAAAAGTGGGGCGGGCTTCTTGGACCCCTGGCCCTTGGGGGGGTCTACGGCCTGGCCTTCTGCCCCACCCTCTTCTGGCTCTTCTTCGGCCTTTTGCTTCCCTTGGCCCTGGCCTCGCCCCTGGGTTTCCTCCTCCCCGGTTTGTTCGCCTTGGGGACGGGCTTCCCCCTGGGTTTGCTACTACTCCTCTTCGCCCGCCTGGGCCGGGGCCAGGCCCTTAAGGGGATGCGCCACCTGGGAAGGGGTCTTTTGAGAGGTGCAGGGGTGGTCTTTGTGGCGCTAGGGCTTTTGGATACGGTTCTCTACTGGAGCCTTTAG